In Bacillota bacterium, one DNA window encodes the following:
- a CDS encoding 16S rRNA (adenine(1518)-N(6)/adenine(1519)-N(6))-dimethyltransferase, with product MTQRRPPEGGLPFDPERLATPSGAAAVLERYGLAPRKGLGQNFLVDRNIVRQIAAAAELTDGDVAVEIGPGLGALTWALAERARAVVAIEVDAGLVRWLEELARLRANIRIVHADALTVDFRRLLEEHPLGPGGAYKLVANLPYYITTPLLMRLLEEHLPLSAMVIMVQREVAQRITARPGTKDYGALSVAVQLRADVEPVAVVSPNVFLPRPQVESAVLRLRLRPLPAEVADEALLFAVVRAAFGQRRKTLRNALKSAAVPAGGGQPPWPAEAVARALAEAGIDGERRGETLSADEFIRLANALASCRGAH from the coding sequence ATGACGCAGCGGCGGCCGCCGGAAGGCGGCCTTCCCTTTGATCCCGAGCGCCTGGCCACCCCCTCCGGCGCCGCGGCGGTGCTGGAGCGCTACGGCTTGGCGCCGCGCAAAGGCTTGGGACAAAATTTTCTCGTCGATCGCAACATCGTGCGGCAAATCGCCGCGGCCGCGGAGCTGACGGACGGCGACGTGGCCGTGGAGATCGGCCCGGGCCTGGGCGCGCTCACGTGGGCGCTGGCCGAAAGGGCGCGGGCCGTGGTGGCCATCGAGGTGGACGCAGGGCTGGTCCGCTGGCTGGAGGAGCTGGCGCGCCTGCGCGCCAACATCCGCATCGTCCACGCCGACGCGCTGACGGTCGATTTCCGCCGCCTCCTGGAAGAGCATCCGCTTGGCCCCGGCGGCGCGTACAAGCTCGTCGCCAACTTGCCCTACTACATCACTACGCCGCTGCTCATGCGCTTGCTGGAAGAGCACCTGCCGCTTTCCGCCATGGTGATCATGGTCCAGCGGGAAGTGGCCCAGCGCATCACGGCCCGCCCCGGGACGAAAGACTACGGGGCGCTGTCGGTGGCCGTGCAGCTGCGGGCGGACGTGGAGCCCGTGGCCGTCGTGTCGCCCAACGTGTTTTTGCCCAGGCCTCAAGTGGAGTCGGCCGTGTTGCGCCTGCGGCTGCGGCCGCTGCCGGCGGAGGTGGCGGACGAAGCGCTGCTGTTCGCCGTGGTGCGGGCCGCGTTCGGCCAGCGGCGCAAGACGCTGCGCAACGCCCTGAAAAGCGCGGCCGTGCCGGCGGGCGGGGGACAGCCGCCGTGGCCGGCCGAGGCGGTGGCGCGGGCCTTGGCCGAGGCGGGCATCGACGGCGAGCGGCGAGGCGAGACGTTGTCGGCGGACGAGTTCATCCGCTTGGCCAACGCGCTGGCGTCCTGCCGGGGGGCCCATTAA
- a CDS encoding Veg protein gives MQVAATNKSLEEIKRDLDNYVGRRVRLRANRGRRRYIEAEGILEKTYPHVFVVRLDKRGTVSRMAYSYADVLTSTVEVTVDDKQIGVANL, from the coding sequence ATGCAGGTGGCTGCGACCAACAAGAGCCTCGAGGAGATCAAGCGCGACCTCGACAATTACGTGGGTCGGCGCGTGCGCCTGCGGGCCAATCGCGGCCGGCGGCGGTACATCGAGGCGGAAGGGATTCTGGAGAAGACGTATCCGCACGTCTTCGTCGTGCGGTTGGACAAGCGTGGTACCGTCAGCCGCATGGCGTATTCATACGCGGACGTCCTCACGTCCACCGTAGAAGTCACCGTCGACGACAAGCAAATCGGAGTGGCCAACCTGTAG